One part of the Spiroplasma turonicum genome encodes these proteins:
- a CDS encoding SMODS domain-containing nucleotidyltransferase, with translation MSIKTLKNEIEKISLTSFQRDNVNEHFNKISNEIKKQGIANNIQKQGSFGRGTVIKGQESDGFDLDIAILVNNNNASRANQLNDSIMSLLKKLYPEKIMLIEKKQKL, from the coding sequence ATGAGTATTAAAACACTAAAAAATGAAATAGAAAAAATATCATTAACTTCATTTCAAAGAGATAATGTTAATGAGCATTTTAATAAAATAAGCAACGAAATTAAAAAACAGGGTATTGCTAATAATATACAAAAACAAGGTTCTTTTGGGAGGGGCACTGTAATAAAGGGGCAAGAAAGTGATGGATTTGACTTAGATATAGCGATATTAGTAAATAACAATAATGCATCTAGAGCCAATCAGTTAAATGACAGTATAATGAGTTTACTAAAAAAATTATATCCAGAAAAAATTATGTTAATTGAAAAAAAGCAAAAGCTATAG
- a CDS encoding glycoside hydrolase family 1 protein: MKKKFPDNFLWGASTSAYQFEGGYNADGKGMSIQDVRTNIPEGTSDFKVASDHYNKWKEDVKLLAELGLKSYRFSISWSRIIPDGVGKINEAGINFYNDLINELISFNITPIVTMYHFDLPHKLNINGGWLNYDTVNAFECYSKILFENFGDRVKYWLTINEQNIMILFGEIVGVNLPDNGNKVKSLYQVNHHMMVAQAKAINMCHKIIPDGKIGPAPNISSVYAETSSPIDNFASFNMRVMRNWFYLDTCVFGKYNSLVINYLKNKNSMFEYNDEDMNIIKNAKPDFIAFNYYASATAKMPRSDKDFDELPDQQKLKSVRNMYQQIKNDNLQKTEFGWEIDPLGFRNTLRELWDRYNLPLMITENGIGGYDKLNDDFKINDEYRIDYYKKHLEQLKLAILEDNINVFSYNPWSAFDLVSTHEGVKKRYGFIYVNRDEFDLKDLKRYKKDSFYWYKKIIETNGFEL; encoded by the coding sequence ATGAAAAAAAAATTTCCAGATAACTTTCTTTGAGGAGCATCCACAAGTGCATACCAATTCGAGGGTGGATATAATGCTGATGGGAAGGGCATGTCAATCCAAGACGTTAGGACCAACATACCAGAGGGAACATCTGATTTTAAGGTAGCATCTGATCATTATAATAAATGAAAAGAGGATGTAAAACTATTAGCTGAGTTAGGTTTAAAATCATATAGGTTTTCAATTTCATGAAGTAGAATTATACCTGATGGTGTTGGTAAGATTAATGAAGCGGGAATAAATTTCTATAATGATTTGATAAATGAATTAATAAGTTTTAATATAACTCCTATAGTTACAATGTATCATTTTGATTTACCTCATAAGTTAAATATTAATGGAGGTTGATTAAACTATGACACAGTTAATGCATTTGAATGTTACTCAAAAATTCTGTTTGAAAATTTTGGAGATAGAGTAAAATACTGATTAACAATTAATGAACAAAACATAATGATATTATTTGGTGAAATTGTCGGAGTAAACTTACCTGATAATGGTAATAAAGTAAAAAGTCTTTATCAGGTAAATCATCATATGATGGTAGCACAAGCAAAAGCAATTAATATGTGTCACAAAATTATACCTGATGGAAAAATTGGTCCTGCACCAAATATATCATCTGTTTATGCAGAAACTTCAAGTCCTATTGATAATTTTGCATCCTTTAATATGAGAGTAATGAGAAATTGATTTTATCTTGATACTTGTGTTTTTGGTAAATATAATAGTTTAGTTATAAATTATCTTAAAAATAAAAATTCAATGTTTGAGTACAATGATGAAGATATGAATATTATAAAGAATGCTAAACCTGATTTTATTGCTTTTAATTATTACGCATCAGCCACTGCTAAGATGCCTCGAAGTGATAAAGATTTTGATGAGTTACCTGATCAGCAAAAATTAAAGAGTGTAAGAAATATGTATCAACAAATAAAAAATGATAATTTGCAGAAAACTGAATTTGGATGAGAAATTGATCCATTAGGTTTTAGAAATACTCTGAGAGAACTTTGAGATCGTTATAACCTACCATTAATGATAACTGAAAATGGTATTGGTGGATATGATAAATTAAATGATGATTTTAAAATAAATGATGAATATAGAATCGACTACTACAAGAAACATCTTGAACAATTAAAGCTAGCCATACTTGAAGATAATATAAATGTATTTAGTTATAATCCTTGAAGTGCGTTTGATTTAGTATCTACACATGAGGGTGTAAAAAAAAGATACGGATTTATATATGTAAATAGGGATGAATTTGATTTAAAAGATCTTAAAAGATATAAAAAAGATAGTTTTTATTGATATAAAAAAATAATAGAGACTAATGGTTTTGAATTATAA
- a CDS encoding DEAD/DEAH box helicase family protein, with protein MYYSDVGKSLIKDFKKFIKSSKTIYIVSPFITKEAFKEFELELNDFINKGGFIYVITSTFSETMESFNYKDLFEINNKYKGSIKIKVQVVKKNELPIHKKLYCFENENSYEVFNGSSNFTLRGLSGKESSILLLEGQKEDAYKDIKYMLNNNGDYDLIDFDELDIKDLIIWERDYFIKDKIIQSDLKDYVLFDFQQEIIDRYNVDKLDHKNHSVILPTGTGKTVVAVFMYMNFIKSFKNSKMLFTTHRIEILKNAHDKFKEIIENYDCLYITSENVNNYTFDDFRDKNIFITNRLLKNMILKNIFKADNFDIIFYDEAHHYDNESETNTFDFIYKYFKPKNNIALTATPERRDGISDITKVFNNVLYKMELYEAIEKRLVSDIKYILIKDKSNITINESDLKDEIRLILKADNDIRNNLVVESIKNYIDENSTSLIFCINIDHAKKINSLLTENGYISDFLVSGDNNRHEKINRFRNKDLNFLCVVDIFNEGIDIPEISNVIFLRPTKSKTIYLQQLGRGLRKKDNKVLKVIDIATNINIKNYWLDRLNNVFDSFQLTELIENDVRKFKGISIEFENLCEEELLSKLKEQHNYIVSKEIKNFIAWDLVCFNKKNNKKIIFTLIMDKNKNNWYELYRNNESDIEIVDIHKLELDIEYKYPGLNFKGFDIIKFLKITKINNPTISDFIKNNIKNIINVSKKSKLNLPYNFGLKKFPSAKIIKPQTILFKRFKDGKKAFVRKDDNGYTLIKGSHILPYSRNIENTLPKVIKIWESLGINKDYNKHWVLEDDLFFESSGVLSDVIVGGNSSFPNEMFIEKLNIKLRDFYIKNMCKIIDES; from the coding sequence ATGTATTATTCTGATGTAGGTAAAAGTTTAATAAAAGATTTTAAAAAGTTTATTAAATCATCTAAAACTATATACATAGTTTCACCTTTTATAACTAAAGAAGCATTTAAAGAATTTGAACTAGAGTTAAATGATTTTATTAATAAAGGGGGGTTTATTTATGTTATAACTTCAACTTTTAGTGAGACAATGGAATCCTTTAATTATAAAGATTTATTTGAAATAAATAATAAATATAAGGGTTCTATAAAAATAAAAGTACAAGTAGTTAAGAAAAATGAACTTCCAATCCATAAAAAACTTTATTGTTTTGAGAACGAAAATAGTTATGAAGTATTTAATGGAAGCTCTAATTTTACATTGAGAGGATTAAGTGGTAAAGAGAGTTCTATTTTACTTTTGGAAGGCCAAAAAGAAGATGCTTATAAAGATATTAAATATATGCTCAATAATAACGGTGACTATGACTTAATTGATTTTGATGAACTTGATATAAAAGATCTAATAATTTGAGAGAGGGATTACTTCATTAAAGATAAAATAATACAATCAGATTTAAAAGATTATGTATTATTCGATTTCCAACAAGAAATTATAGATAGATACAATGTGGATAAATTAGATCACAAAAATCACAGCGTAATTTTACCAACTGGAACCGGTAAAACAGTTGTAGCAGTTTTTATGTACATGAATTTTATTAAAAGTTTTAAGAACTCAAAGATGTTATTTACAACTCATAGAATTGAAATATTAAAAAATGCACATGATAAATTTAAAGAAATTATAGAAAACTATGATTGTTTATACATAACCTCTGAAAATGTAAATAATTACACCTTTGATGATTTTAGAGATAAAAATATATTCATTACTAATAGACTATTAAAAAATATGATCTTAAAAAATATATTTAAAGCAGATAATTTCGACATTATATTTTATGACGAAGCACATCATTATGATAACGAATCTGAAACTAATACATTTGATTTTATTTATAAATATTTCAAACCAAAAAATAATATTGCGTTAACAGCAACACCAGAAAGAAGAGATGGTATTTCAGATATTACAAAAGTTTTTAATAATGTGTTATATAAAATGGAATTATATGAAGCTATTGAAAAAAGATTAGTTTCAGATATAAAGTATATATTAATTAAAGATAAAAGTAATATAACTATAAACGAATCTGATCTTAAGGATGAAATTAGACTTATTCTAAAAGCTGATAATGATATAAGGAATAATTTAGTTGTTGAATCTATAAAGAACTATATTGATGAAAATTCAACTAGTTTAATATTTTGCATAAATATTGATCATGCAAAAAAAATTAACTCATTACTTACTGAAAATGGATATATTTCAGATTTTTTAGTTTCTGGTGATAATAATAGACATGAAAAAATAAATAGATTTAGAAATAAAGATTTAAATTTTTTATGTGTTGTAGATATTTTTAATGAAGGAATTGATATTCCTGAGATTTCTAATGTAATATTTCTTAGACCAACTAAATCAAAGACAATTTATTTGCAACAATTAGGTAGGGGGTTAAGAAAGAAGGACAATAAAGTTCTTAAAGTAATTGACATAGCTACAAACATAAATATTAAAAATTATTGATTAGATAGATTAAATAATGTTTTTGATAGTTTTCAATTAACTGAGTTAATTGAAAATGATGTAAGAAAGTTCAAAGGTATTTCGATTGAATTTGAAAATTTATGTGAAGAAGAACTTCTATCTAAATTAAAAGAACAGCACAATTATATTGTTTCTAAAGAGATTAAAAATTTTATAGCGTGAGATTTAGTTTGCTTTAATAAAAAAAATAATAAAAAAATTATATTTACTTTGATTATGGATAAAAACAAAAATAATTGATATGAACTTTATAGAAATAATGAAAGTGACATTGAAATTGTAGATATCCATAAATTAGAATTAGATATAGAATACAAATATCCCGGATTAAATTTTAAAGGTTTTGACATCATTAAGTTTTTAAAAATTACAAAAATAAACAACCCAACAATTTCAGATTTTATAAAAAATAATATAAAAAATATAATAAATGTTTCTAAAAAAAGTAAACTAAATTTACCATATAATTTTGGACTTAAGAAATTTCCAAGTGCAAAAATAATAAAACCACAAACAATTTTATTTAAAAGGTTTAAAGATGGTAAAAAAGCATTTGTTAGAAAAGATGACAACGGATATACTTTAATCAAAGGTTCTCATATTCTGCCATATTCAAGAAATATTGAAAATACTTTGCCAAAAGTTATTAAGATATGAGAAAGTCTAGGCATAAATAAAGATTATAATAAACATTGGGTTTTAGAAGATGATTTATTCTTTGAAAGTAGTGGTGTATTATCAGATGTTATAGTTGGTGGAAACTCCTCTTTTCCAAACGAAATGTTTATAGAAAAACTTAATATTAAATTAAGAGACTTTTATATAAAAAACATGTGTAAGATAATTGATGAAAGTTAA
- a CDS encoding HNH endonuclease: protein MNRKDWSEEELIKIWTSKNGNANEAKCPFSECPNKNVLMRFSNYGNHSEVSWVVDHIIAIDNGGKNELSNLRPLHNLCNSIKSNRMIK from the coding sequence GTGAATAGAAAAGATTGAAGTGAAGAAGAACTTATAAAAATTTGGACAAGCAAAAATGGAAATGCCAACGAAGCAAAATGTCCTTTTTCAGAATGTCCAAATAAAAATGTTTTAATGAGATTTTCAAATTATGGAAATCATAGTGAAGTTTCATGAGTTGTTGATCACATAATTGCTATTGATAATGGAGGAAAAAATGAATTATCTAATTTAAGACCTTTACATAATTTATGTAATTCTATAAAAAGTAATAGAATGATTAAATAA
- a CDS encoding ATP-binding protein, whose product MNSSIKDIIDLVLLTNSEDAILKLKEYAKHLRSEGKYNDSEYIFNILGSKETVKSSTFNSDCEQLLILEDLFLENEIYNKNNKDITKFVNIILDKVKLRQLGYLKVIIYGMPGTGKTTFVKDLAKLTNRKLYSISAGKLVSSLIGQTQKNMDLLFKDIANNYKKSIFIIDEFDSVIGSRDEIMNKEYHRMIGSFNLMLDKLLPETIIFAITNRLDMIDSATLRRFNVKIFCKSIDMKMFIERLFKLALEKEIPFKKDIVKKMLSIKKSYLNYSNIDDFITDSIFNNTNLEHSIYKILSFDRNEILTSIEFSDKDKAIILNKSYSTIRRQKNEIN is encoded by the coding sequence ATGAATAGTTCAATAAAGGACATAATTGATTTAGTATTATTAACAAATTCTGAAGATGCGATATTAAAATTAAAAGAATATGCAAAGCATCTTAGAAGCGAAGGAAAATATAATGATTCAGAGTATATTTTTAATATTTTAGGCTCAAAAGAAACTGTAAAAAGTTCAACATTTAATAGTGATTGTGAACAATTATTAATTTTAGAAGATTTATTTTTAGAAAATGAAATTTATAATAAGAATAATAAAGATATTACAAAATTTGTAAATATTATTTTAGATAAAGTAAAATTAAGACAATTAGGTTATTTAAAAGTAATTATATATGGGATGCCTGGTACAGGAAAAACAACTTTTGTAAAAGATTTAGCAAAACTAACTAATAGAAAGTTATATAGTATCAGTGCTGGTAAACTAGTTTCGTCATTAATTGGTCAGACTCAAAAAAATATGGATTTATTATTTAAAGATATTGCTAATAATTATAAAAAAAGTATATTTATCATTGATGAGTTTGATTCTGTAATTGGTTCAAGAGATGAGATTATGAATAAGGAATATCATAGAATGATAGGCTCATTTAATTTAATGCTTGATAAATTATTACCTGAAACAATTATTTTTGCTATAACAAATAGACTTGATATGATTGACAGTGCTACATTAAGAAGATTTAATGTTAAAATTTTTTGTAAGTCGATTGATATGAAAATGTTTATTGAAAGATTATTTAAATTAGCTCTTGAAAAAGAGATTCCTTTTAAAAAGGACATTGTAAAAAAAATGTTAAGTATTAAAAAAAGTTATTTAAATTACTCTAATATTGATGATTTTATTACTGATAGTATATTTAATAATACTAATTTAGAACATTCTATTTATAAAATATTAAGTTTTGATAGAAATGAAATTTTAACTTCAATAGAATTTTCAGATAAAGATAAGGCAATAATATTAAATAAAAGTTATTCAACTATAAGGAGACAAAAAAATGAAATTAATTAA
- a CDS encoding helix-turn-helix domain-containing protein produces MAKTKLFTADEKMKIVNEFLSSDISAKKIAEKYNIKQPCTIYQWQNRYITSGISGLFDQKRGRKSNIDKQNNFENIKQELNFLRKEMQNKNKENRELINKVEIMEKFTASLVKDFKNKK; encoded by the coding sequence ATGGCTAAAACAAAACTATTTACTGCAGATGAAAAAATGAAAATAGTAAATGAATTTTTATCATCTGACATAAGTGCAAAAAAAATAGCAGAAAAATATAATATTAAACAACCATGTACTATTTATCAATGACAGAATAGGTATATAACTAGTGGAATTTCTGGTTTATTTGATCAAAAAAGAGGTAGAAAATCCAATATTGATAAACAAAATAACTTTGAAAACATCAAACAAGAGTTAAATTTTTTAAGAAAAGAGATGCAAAATAAAAATAAGGAAAATAGAGAGTTAATTAATAAGGTCGAAATTATGGAAAAGTTTACAGCATCTCTGGTAAAGGATTTTAAAAACAAAAAATAA
- a CDS encoding DUF2075 domain-containing protein translates to MLIYKSSLHGFIEDIDDGILTEKLNNNMINMVNKKVSKNEVNSWNNSLREMRILFADENIDKNIGIAIEYNLPRSNKRIDVILSGLNDEKRRLLIIELKQWEECTKVVGQDMIVNTYVGGGKRNVSHPSYQSFAYGKFLSDFSEVVYTNTNIEIQTCAYLHNYNPELHPDIIDLQYQEYINESPLFFKRDLKKFRNYIKDFLNKGDNGNLIDDIDSSKIRPGKSIQKQMRKIIDNKSNFLLLDDQKVIFENILSFINKNKNNTNKAVLIIPGGPGTGKTLIALKLLSQCIQNNFNAIYCTKNEAVRNVFKKLIIDDNLDKKYTRVTIDNLFYGSAVFSNLIKNRLDVTIVDEAHRLINRHQYTKIDKGYNNQIREIICESKVSVFFIDEKQIVTTKDIGSINEIKDQAILEGISAENIILFDPLLSQFRSSGADEYIKFIDDILYQNKEYDLTFLNKFDLKVFDNVQEMYDEVKAKSLNNSARVLAGYCWDWISKKDKSLNDIVIGDFKKQWNLENYKYYMLEKESINQIGCIHQSQGLEIDYAGVIIGPDMYSDGEKILTDGSNRVKTDKSIIGLKSIEKNKADEIGDLITRNTYNVLLTRAMKGRYIYCTDKNLSKFIKYKLWNIEV, encoded by the coding sequence ATGCTAATTTATAAAAGTAGTTTACATGGTTTTATTGAAGACATAGATGATGGTATTTTAACGGAAAAATTAAATAATAACATGATAAATATGGTTAACAAAAAAGTTTCAAAAAATGAAGTTAATAGTTGAAACAATTCTTTAAGAGAAATGAGAATACTATTCGCAGATGAAAATATAGATAAAAACATTGGTATCGCAATTGAGTATAATTTACCAAGAAGCAACAAAAGAATTGATGTTATATTATCAGGTTTAAATGATGAAAAACGTAGATTATTAATAATTGAATTAAAACAATGAGAAGAATGTACTAAAGTTGTTGGCCAAGACATGATAGTAAATACATATGTAGGTGGTGGAAAAAGAAATGTTAGTCATCCATCTTATCAATCATTTGCCTATGGTAAATTTTTAAGTGATTTTTCAGAAGTTGTATACACTAACACAAATATAGAAATACAAACTTGTGCATATCTACATAATTATAACCCTGAACTACACCCTGATATTATTGACTTACAATATCAAGAATATATAAATGAATCACCATTATTTTTTAAAAGAGATCTAAAAAAATTTAGAAACTATATTAAAGATTTTTTAAATAAAGGTGATAATGGTAATTTAATTGATGATATTGATAGTAGTAAAATTAGACCAGGCAAATCAATTCAAAAACAAATGAGAAAAATAATTGATAATAAAAGCAATTTTCTATTACTTGATGATCAAAAAGTCATATTTGAAAACATATTATCTTTCATAAATAAAAATAAAAACAACACTAATAAAGCTGTTTTAATCATACCTGGTGGACCAGGCACAGGTAAAACATTAATTGCATTAAAATTATTATCTCAATGTATTCAAAACAACTTTAATGCAATTTATTGTACAAAAAATGAAGCTGTTAGAAATGTTTTTAAAAAATTAATTATTGATGATAATCTTGATAAAAAGTATACTAGAGTAACAATAGATAATTTATTCTATGGATCTGCTGTTTTTAGCAACCTTATAAAAAATCGTCTAGACGTTACCATTGTTGATGAAGCTCATAGATTAATTAATAGACATCAATATACAAAAATAGATAAAGGGTATAATAATCAAATAAGAGAAATAATTTGTGAATCTAAAGTCTCAGTTTTTTTTATTGATGAAAAACAAATTGTTACCACTAAAGATATCGGTTCAATCAATGAGATAAAAGATCAAGCAATTCTAGAGGGTATATCAGCAGAAAATATAATTTTATTCGATCCATTATTATCTCAATTTAGATCAAGTGGAGCCGATGAATATATAAAATTCATTGATGATATATTATATCAAAACAAAGAATATGATTTAACATTTTTAAATAAGTTTGATTTAAAAGTCTTTGATAATGTTCAAGAAATGTATGATGAAGTTAAAGCAAAATCGCTTAATAATTCAGCAAGAGTATTGGCTGGATATTGTTGAGATTGAATATCAAAAAAAGATAAATCATTAAATGATATTGTAATTGGCGATTTTAAAAAACAATGAAATTTAGAAAATTATAAATATTATATGTTAGAAAAAGAGTCTATCAATCAAATTGGCTGTATACATCAATCACAAGGTCTAGAAATTGACTACGCAGGAGTAATTATTGGACCTGATATGTATAGTGATGGAGAAAAAATTTTGACTGATGGAAGTAATAGAGTAAAAACTGATAAATCTATTATTGGTTTAAAATCAATTGAAAAAAATAAAGCTGATGAAATAGGTGATTTAATTACTAGAAATACTTATAATGTCTTATTAACAAGAGCTATGAAGGGTCGTTACATATATTGCACTGATAAAAATTTATCTAAGTTTATAAAATATAAATTATGGAACATAGAGGTATAA
- a CDS encoding S8 family serine peptidase encodes MLPKSDRPKNIFQYNNKKPQQIGSNYIFINNKIQDKIDLIYLCSRKDIEITKRNIEVLINLWSNELIKFIKERQNIYYFHKEQISNKREEDYKGLRKKLNFEIDNYIMKNNLKLFKKYYEEIYEIGFVKVVKHDSFNEGKIITFFDIDNFSTIINKLSDGGIEIPQEVIVLNKFINLDKISINKIVELYPFLISKATKDIDIKTSESNEKIKKPILIEPNLKVNGLIGVIDTYGSFSNGWENYVEYIEEPFPKIEGIVFNKDYSHGTSVSSLIIGNDIINDKFKDDLGIFKVKLFGILPQGKISMFYFMKKIEVIIKNNHKQIKIWNLSIDSENNDLGISLLGHYFDILQKKYNVLFVISAGNTHNQIASGADSLSAITVGSLYENTNNELKIASYSGSKNIFGRFKKPNTYEVSNDISAKDSSYDWKYSIDESGYMVWNDGTSFSAPLTARKCCYLMNKYNLSLESIKALINILTEVSDNNLPNINFNNSLDMLMLIIEGKASPKDSKIINIKLPTYTEIKNNFEKVKQDFTYAIGISYFVVPSNKLGDEYSTINLEFKIVAENKMGNKRDIFKSKKTEKINGINATEKVLLEHFKKYDPNRVLINKDFDKPYGYTKDTNNFYIKLDCSDLFERNNETINYACAILLKEKNIGSLNNFEILNEKNIIKEEIIEHEYLQN; translated from the coding sequence TTGTTACCTAAAAGTGATAGGCCTAAAAATATTTTTCAATATAATAATAAGAAGCCTCAACAAATAGGATCTAACTATATATTTATTAATAATAAAATACAAGATAAAATTGATCTAATTTACTTGTGTTCAAGAAAAGATATTGAAATTACAAAAAGAAATATTGAAGTATTAATTAATTTATGATCAAATGAATTAATTAAGTTTATTAAAGAACGTCAAAATATATATTATTTTCATAAAGAACAAATCAGTAACAAAAGAGAAGAAGATTATAAAGGTTTAAGAAAAAAGTTAAACTTTGAGATTGATAATTATATTATGAAAAATAATTTAAAGTTATTTAAAAAATATTATGAAGAAATATATGAAATAGGATTTGTAAAAGTAGTTAAACATGATTCATTTAATGAAGGAAAAATAATTACATTTTTTGATATTGATAATTTTTCAACTATAATTAATAAATTATCAGATGGTGGAATTGAAATACCTCAGGAAGTTATAGTATTGAACAAGTTTATAAATTTAGATAAAATTAGTATTAATAAAATAGTTGAGCTATATCCCTTTTTAATTTCTAAAGCTACTAAAGATATAGATATTAAAACTTCAGAATCTAATGAAAAAATTAAAAAACCTATATTAATTGAACCTAATTTAAAAGTAAATGGTTTAATAGGAGTTATTGATACATATGGATCATTTAGTAATGGATGAGAAAATTATGTTGAATATATTGAAGAACCATTTCCGAAAATTGAAGGTATTGTTTTTAATAAAGATTATAGTCATGGAACTTCTGTTAGTTCCTTAATAATAGGGAATGACATTATAAATGATAAATTTAAAGATGATTTAGGAATTTTTAAAGTTAAGTTATTTGGGATTTTACCTCAAGGTAAAATCAGTATGTTTTATTTTATGAAAAAAATTGAAGTAATAATAAAAAATAATCATAAACAAATTAAAATATGAAATTTATCTATTGATTCAGAAAATAATGATCTAGGAATTTCTTTATTAGGACATTATTTTGATATTTTACAAAAAAAATATAATGTTTTATTTGTAATTTCTGCTGGAAATACTCATAATCAAATTGCCTCAGGAGCTGATTCGTTATCTGCTATAACTGTGGGATCTTTATATGAAAATACTAATAATGAATTAAAGATTGCAAGTTATTCAGGATCAAAAAATATTTTCGGAAGATTCAAAAAACCAAATACCTATGAAGTTTCAAATGATATTTCTGCTAAAGATAGTTCTTATGATTGAAAATATAGTATTGATGAATCTGGTTATATGGTATGGAATGATGGAACTTCATTTTCAGCACCTTTAACAGCAAGAAAATGTTGTTATTTAATGAACAAATACAATTTATCATTAGAATCAATAAAAGCATTAATTAATATATTAACAGAAGTCTCAGATAATAACTTACCAAATATTAATTTTAATAATAGTTTAGATATGTTAATGTTAATAATTGAAGGAAAAGCAAGTCCAAAAGATTCTAAAATTATTAATATAAAATTACCAACGTATACAGAAATAAAAAATAATTTTGAAAAAGTAAAACAAGATTTTACTTATGCCATAGGTATTTCATATTTTGTTGTTCCATCGAATAAACTTGGAGATGAGTATTCAACAATTAATTTAGAATTTAAAATTGTTGCAGAAAATAAAATGGGTAATAAAAGAGATATTTTTAAATCCAAAAAAACAGAAAAAATAAATGGAATAAATGCTACAGAAAAAGTTTTATTAGAGCATTTTAAAAAATATGATCCAAATAGAGTTTTAATAAATAAGGATTTTGATAAACCTTATGGTTATACTAAAGATACTAATAATTTCTATATCAAATTAGATTGTTCTGATTTATTTGAAAGAAATAATGAAACTATAAATTATGCTTGTGCCATTTTATTAAAGGAAAAAAATATAGGTTCATTAAATAATTTTGAGATTTTAAATGAAAAAAATATAATTAAAGAAGAAATAATTGAGCATGAATATTTACAAAATTAA
- a CDS encoding DDE-type integrase/transposase/recombinase yields MKSQGLFPDNCEKSRKWKSYVSGKKEPVNTAPNLLKNPITGKVECFASRPLEKICLDISEFKFNNSKLYMFAYIDVYSRLPLKTYFSSNQTIKEVVKSLYILKNNYNICNSIIHTDRGAQFRSISMMDFCKANKIQQSMMDGYASWQNAIVETFFNIIKQKYFKG; encoded by the coding sequence ATGAAAAGTCAAGGACTTTTTCCTGATAATTGTGAAAAAAGTAGAAAGTGAAAATCTTATGTTAGTGGCAAAAAAGAACCTGTAAATACTGCTCCAAATTTATTGAAAAATCCAATTACTGGTAAAGTAGAATGTTTTGCTTCAAGACCATTGGAAAAAATATGTTTAGATATATCAGAATTTAAGTTTAATAATTCTAAATTATATATGTTTGCATATATTGATGTTTATTCTAGATTACCACTAAAAACTTATTTTTCGAGTAATCAAACTATAAAAGAAGTAGTAAAATCGCTATATATATTAAAAAATAACTACAATATATGTAATTCAATTATCCATACAGATAGAGGAGCCCAATTTAGAAGTATTAGTATGATGGACTTTTGTAAAGCAAATAAAATACAACAAAGTATGATGGATGGTTATGCTTCATGACAAAACGCAATAGTAGAAACTTTTTTTAATATTATTAAACAAAAATATTTTAAAGGATAA